Proteins encoded in a region of the Pigmentiphaga litoralis genome:
- a CDS encoding Bug family tripartite tricarboxylate transporter substrate binding protein has protein sequence MTSFFKRLVAAAVCGIAFSALPLTGAQAATPDTPSLAGKPVRIVVPYAAGGLADITARLLSDHLSTRLGTTVMVENRPGANGSIGTALVAKAAPDGHTLALVVSSHVFGKSLMPDLPFDPIKDFTPVTLATRTAMVLVATPDLPVKNVPELISYVKARPNQLAFASAGNGSNVHIFGQSFADLAALQMAHVPYKGSAAAHVDLMAGRTQIVFDTLGAVQPHIAAGKMKLLAAGADRLPLYPDLPTVAEAGFPGFRAESWGAVIAPANTPPDIVKLLNREIVAVLNLPPVRKRLEDAGAQIVGSSPAELQTLLVSEEKKYGDLIRTMGIKLD, from the coding sequence ATGACGTCTTTCTTCAAACGCCTTGTTGCGGCCGCCGTGTGCGGTATCGCGTTTTCTGCCTTGCCGCTGACCGGCGCCCAGGCGGCCACGCCCGACACGCCGTCCCTGGCCGGCAAGCCCGTGCGCATCGTGGTGCCGTACGCCGCAGGCGGCCTGGCCGACATCACGGCGCGCCTGCTGTCCGACCACCTGAGCACCCGTCTGGGTACGACAGTCATGGTCGAAAACCGGCCCGGCGCCAATGGATCGATCGGCACGGCGCTCGTTGCAAAGGCCGCACCCGACGGGCACACGCTGGCATTGGTCGTCAGTTCCCACGTGTTCGGCAAATCCTTGATGCCCGATCTGCCCTTTGATCCCATCAAGGATTTCACGCCAGTCACTTTGGCGACGCGGACTGCGATGGTGCTGGTCGCGACGCCCGACCTGCCTGTCAAGAACGTGCCCGAGCTGATCAGCTACGTGAAGGCGCGGCCCAACCAGCTGGCCTTTGCGTCGGCCGGCAATGGGAGCAATGTCCATATATTCGGACAATCGTTCGCGGACCTGGCCGCGCTGCAGATGGCGCACGTGCCCTATAAAGGCAGCGCCGCCGCGCATGTCGACCTGATGGCCGGCCGCACGCAGATCGTGTTCGATACGCTGGGCGCCGTGCAGCCGCACATTGCCGCGGGCAAGATGAAACTGCTGGCTGCGGGCGCGGACCGCCTGCCGCTCTACCCCGACCTGCCCACCGTGGCCGAAGCCGGCTTTCCGGGATTTCGTGCCGAGTCGTGGGGCGCCGTGATCGCCCCGGCCAACACGCCGCCGGACATCGTGAAGCTGCTCAATCGCGAGATCGTTGCTGTTCTCAACCTTCCGCCCGTACGCAAGCGTCTGGAAGATGCCGGCGCGCAGATCGTGGGCAGCTCGCCCGCTGAGTTGCAGACCCTGCTGGTGTCGGAAGAAAAGAAATACGGCGACCTGATCCGCACCATGGGCATCAAGCTCGACTGA
- a CDS encoding maleate cis-trans isomerase family protein: MKAVALYSHYGWKAKIGLIVPSTNIVNEPEFWQMAPDGVAIFTARAMLLGAASEESYYRMAAAVDGAAEQLATAEVDIVAYGCTSGSFVCPMDEIVDGMAKRTGTPAIAAAGAVVAALRALGAKRVALGTPYVDFVNQREVAFLQEYGFDVTAMQGLLLGETQEERRAIGRVPPEAIYRLARAIDRPDADVIFLSCTNLASLDMIAEIEQELGKPVVTSNQACFWACLRRLGLKMPVSGYGTLLETCLDPITDADFALTTPAR, encoded by the coding sequence ATGAAAGCGGTTGCCCTGTACAGCCACTACGGCTGGAAGGCGAAGATCGGCCTGATCGTTCCGTCGACGAACATCGTGAACGAGCCCGAGTTCTGGCAGATGGCGCCCGACGGCGTCGCCATTTTTACCGCGCGCGCCATGCTGCTGGGCGCTGCGAGCGAAGAATCGTATTACCGGATGGCCGCCGCAGTCGACGGGGCGGCCGAACAGTTGGCCACGGCGGAAGTCGACATCGTTGCCTACGGCTGCACGTCCGGATCGTTCGTGTGTCCCATGGACGAGATTGTGGACGGCATGGCCAAGCGCACCGGAACGCCGGCCATTGCGGCAGCGGGCGCGGTGGTCGCTGCCCTGCGCGCCCTGGGCGCCAAACGCGTCGCGCTAGGCACGCCGTATGTTGATTTCGTCAACCAACGCGAAGTCGCCTTCCTGCAGGAATATGGGTTCGACGTCACGGCCATGCAGGGTCTGCTGCTGGGCGAGACCCAGGAGGAACGCCGCGCCATCGGCCGAGTGCCGCCCGAAGCGATCTATCGACTCGCCCGCGCCATCGACCGTCCCGACGCCGACGTGATCTTCCTGTCGTGCACCAACCTGGCATCGCTCGACATGATTGCCGAGATCGAACAGGAACTGGGCAAACCGGTTGTCACCAGCAACCAGGCATGCTTCTGGGCATGCCTGCGCAGGCTGGGGCTGAAAATGCCAGTGTCCGGCTATGGCACCTTGCTGGAGACCTGCCTGGATCCCATCACCGACGCCGACTTTGCCCTGACGACGCCCGCGCGCTGA
- a CDS encoding LysR family transcriptional regulator, with protein sequence MVRPLNFRQLEAFRAVMLTGSITGAGHSLSISQPAVSRLIRDLEAELKLSLFHRQGTHIVPSEEARELYREVERHFSGAERIRDAARSLRLSKAGYLHIGTMPNLSMVCIPKAVSAMLSQYPDLVISVHPDSSVNLNQMLLHGQLDVAYAVPPGDPRGLVHVPFPPTQAVCVMPLGHRLERKRSVAVGDLHDEDFIALGSNSMQRMQINAAMLKAGVRPNIRLETVHSSSVVSYVSQGVGVAVIDPIAVMGPGAEQVAIRPFSPKISMPFAAVYRDMPAPSRFAAAFTDILRAVVAEELHVIDSLVRPKR encoded by the coding sequence GTGGTCAGACCCCTCAATTTTCGCCAGCTCGAGGCTTTTCGCGCCGTCATGCTGACCGGCAGCATCACCGGCGCCGGCCATTCGCTGTCGATCTCGCAGCCCGCCGTGTCGCGACTGATCCGCGACCTGGAAGCGGAATTGAAGCTGTCGCTGTTCCATCGCCAGGGCACGCATATCGTCCCAAGCGAAGAAGCGCGTGAGCTGTACCGCGAAGTCGAACGGCACTTTTCCGGCGCCGAACGGATCCGCGATGCGGCCCGGTCATTGCGGCTGTCCAAGGCGGGCTACCTGCACATCGGCACCATGCCGAACCTGTCGATGGTCTGCATTCCGAAAGCCGTCTCGGCAATGCTGAGCCAGTATCCCGACCTGGTGATCTCGGTGCACCCCGACAGCTCGGTCAACCTGAACCAGATGCTGCTGCATGGCCAGCTCGACGTCGCCTACGCAGTGCCGCCGGGCGATCCGCGCGGGCTGGTGCACGTCCCTTTCCCGCCAACCCAGGCGGTGTGTGTGATGCCGCTGGGGCACCGCCTTGAGCGCAAGCGATCCGTGGCGGTGGGCGACCTGCACGACGAGGATTTCATAGCCCTTGGGTCGAACAGCATGCAGCGCATGCAGATCAACGCGGCCATGCTGAAGGCCGGCGTGCGGCCGAACATTCGGCTGGAGACCGTGCACTCGTCGTCCGTCGTGAGCTATGTGAGCCAGGGCGTGGGGGTGGCGGTGATCGACCCGATCGCGGTGATGGGGCCGGGCGCCGAGCAGGTCGCGATCCGGCCATTCAGCCCGAAAATTTCGATGCCGTTTGCGGCGGTGTACCGCGACATGCCTGCGCCGTCGCGCTTTGCCGCGGCGTTTACCGACATTTTGCGGGCCGTGGTGGCCGAAGAGCTGCACGTGATCGACAGCCTGGTCCGGCCAAAACGCTAA
- a CDS encoding DNA gyrase inhibitor YacG has protein sequence MVKKVKCPTCSKMAEWSTDNPYRPFCSERCKQIDLGAWADEKFAIPGAPLETDGLTGDSGDKLSPPPKSLLN, from the coding sequence ATGGTTAAAAAAGTGAAATGCCCCACCTGCTCCAAAATGGCGGAGTGGAGCACCGACAATCCGTACCGCCCCTTCTGTTCCGAACGCTGCAAGCAAATCGACCTGGGCGCCTGGGCCGATGAAAAGTTCGCGATCCCAGGCGCGCCGCTGGAAACGGACGGCCTGACGGGGGACAGCGGCGACAAGCTGAGCCCGCCGCCTAAATCGCTGCTGAACTGA
- the zapD gene encoding cell division protein ZapD: MVLYEYPFNERVRTLLRLEKLFDSMFFFVRQPDARGHHVAVTTLFEILDVSARADLKSDLLQDLERYRQSLHGLREHPGVDHEALGALLSSIEEAAAALNHQGKTGDPIRQNDWLTSIRSRLAIPGGVCEFDLPAYHAWRHKPAQQRVNDLAQWVEPFLPLREGLTIVLKMLRESSQPQPLVAEEGAYRQMLGGKAFQLLRVYVEEGDGIFPEISANKYMVSIRFSIQGGDMKPQHVQQDVPFQLALCNSI, encoded by the coding sequence GTGGTTCTATACGAATACCCCTTCAACGAACGTGTCCGCACGCTTCTGCGTCTGGAAAAACTGTTCGATTCCATGTTCTTCTTCGTGCGTCAGCCCGACGCGCGCGGTCATCATGTCGCAGTGACGACCCTGTTCGAGATCCTTGACGTCTCGGCCCGCGCCGATCTGAAGTCGGATTTGTTGCAAGATCTTGAACGTTACCGGCAGTCCCTGCACGGCCTGCGCGAGCATCCCGGCGTCGATCACGAAGCCCTCGGCGCGCTGCTGTCCAGCATCGAAGAGGCCGCCGCGGCGCTCAACCATCAGGGCAAGACGGGCGATCCCATCCGCCAGAACGACTGGCTGACCAGCATTCGCAGCCGCCTTGCCATTCCGGGCGGCGTATGCGAGTTCGACCTGCCGGCCTATCACGCGTGGCGGCACAAGCCTGCCCAGCAGCGCGTCAACGACCTGGCCCAATGGGTCGAGCCGTTCTTGCCGCTGCGAGAAGGCCTGACGATCGTGTTAAAAATGCTGCGGGAATCCAGCCAGCCTCAGCCCCTGGTGGCCGAAGAAGGCGCCTATCGGCAGATGCTGGGCGGCAAGGCTTTCCAGTTGCTGCGCGTATACGTGGAAGAGGGCGACGGGATATTTCCCGAGATCAGCGCCAACAAATACATGGTGTCGATCCGCTTTTCGATCCAGGGCGGCGACATGAAGCCGCAGCACGTGCAGCAAGACGTTCCTTTCCAACTGGCCCTGTGCAACAGCATCTAG
- the coaE gene encoding dephospho-CoA kinase (Dephospho-CoA kinase (CoaE) performs the final step in coenzyme A biosynthesis.), with protein sequence MTSPASTPTPLKIGLTGGIGSGKTRVADLLAEHGAAIIDTDLIAHQLTAPGGAAIEPLRQAFGDAMIDASGALDRAKMRELVFTNPSAKTQLETLLHPMIGHSVNAEADRVQGLYQVFVVPLLVENGRWRHRVDRICVVDCDEATQVRRVQARSGLDPALIDRIMAAQATRAARLAVADDVILNDGATDPEQLVQRTLAQHQRWLTMAHAPRSIAEAPN encoded by the coding sequence ATGACGTCTCCCGCTTCCACCCCCACGCCCCTGAAGATCGGCCTGACCGGCGGCATCGGCTCGGGCAAGACGCGGGTGGCCGACCTGCTGGCAGAGCACGGTGCCGCCATCATCGACACCGATCTGATCGCCCATCAGCTGACCGCCCCTGGCGGCGCCGCGATCGAACCGCTCCGGCAGGCCTTCGGCGATGCCATGATCGACGCCAGTGGCGCGCTCGACCGGGCCAAAATGCGAGAGTTAGTATTCACTAACCCATCCGCGAAGACACAACTCGAAACGCTATTGCACCCGATGATCGGTCACAGTGTGAACGCCGAAGCCGACCGCGTGCAGGGCCTGTATCAGGTCTTTGTTGTGCCGCTGCTGGTGGAAAACGGCCGTTGGCGTCACCGGGTCGACCGGATCTGCGTCGTGGATTGCGACGAGGCCACCCAAGTGCGTCGGGTCCAGGCGCGCAGCGGTCTCGACCCTGCGCTAATCGATCGCATCATGGCAGCGCAGGCGACGCGCGCGGCGCGGCTGGCCGTTGCCGACGACGTCATCCTCAACGATGGCGCGACGGACCCCGAGCAGCTCGTACAGCGCACGCTGGCCCAGCATCAACGCTGGCTGACCATGGCGCACGCACCGCGCTCGATCGCGGAAGCACCGAACTAG
- a CDS encoding prepilin peptidase, with amino-acid sequence MEFLQLLSASPGVALALAAVLGLIIGSFLNVVIARLPVMMQREWEAQCRELIASSGEGQDRAAIEAALSGEVHAEPIRFNLSNPPSHCPTCKQPIAWYRNIPVVSWLLLRGKCSNCGTAISWRYPVVELLTAALFAACVAMLGVTGAALAGMAFCAACVALAFIDADTSFLPDDITLPLLWGGLLVNLFALFVPISEAVVGAMAGYLALWLVYWAFKLLTGKEGMGYGDFKLLAAIGAWMGWQALPVVILASSIAGVLIGGGMILSGRAARGQALPFGPYLAVAGVAVLLSNGAWRGLMGW; translated from the coding sequence ATGGAATTCCTGCAATTGCTGTCCGCGTCCCCCGGCGTCGCCTTGGCCTTGGCGGCTGTGCTTGGCTTGATCATCGGCAGCTTCCTCAATGTCGTGATCGCCCGGTTGCCGGTGATGATGCAGCGGGAGTGGGAAGCGCAATGCCGGGAGTTGATTGCCAGCAGCGGCGAAGGACAGGATCGCGCTGCAATCGAAGCCGCACTCAGTGGCGAGGTGCACGCCGAGCCGATTCGCTTCAATCTGTCGAATCCGCCATCCCACTGCCCCACCTGCAAGCAGCCCATCGCCTGGTATCGCAATATCCCCGTCGTGAGTTGGCTGCTGCTTCGAGGCAAGTGCTCCAACTGCGGCACGGCGATCTCGTGGCGCTATCCGGTGGTCGAACTGCTGACGGCCGCGTTGTTCGCCGCCTGCGTGGCGATGCTCGGCGTGACCGGGGCGGCGCTGGCGGGGATGGCTTTCTGCGCGGCGTGCGTGGCGCTGGCCTTTATCGATGCAGACACGTCCTTCCTTCCCGACGACATCACGCTGCCCTTGTTATGGGGCGGGCTGCTGGTGAACCTGTTCGCGCTCTTCGTGCCGATTTCCGAAGCGGTCGTCGGCGCCATGGCTGGCTATCTGGCCTTATGGCTGGTGTACTGGGCGTTCAAGCTGCTCACCGGCAAGGAAGGGATGGGCTACGGCGACTTCAAGTTGCTGGCGGCGATCGGCGCCTGGATGGGGTGGCAGGCGTTGCCGGTGGTGATCCTGGCGTCGTCCATCGCCGGCGTGCTCATCGGCGGCGGGATGATCCTGTCGGGCCGGGCGGCGCGGGGGCAGGCGTTGCCGTTCGGGCCGTATCTGGCGGTGGCAGGGGTGGCGGTGCTGCTGTCCAACGGGGCGTGGCGCGGACTCATGGGCTGGTGA
- the sugE gene encoding quaternary ammonium compound efflux SMR transporter SugE — MPWIYLVIAGLLEVVWAFSMKQSDGFTRLYPSLITLVTMIASFGLLSFAMRSLPLGTAYMIWTGIGAVGAFLVGIMVLGEHVSATRLAAAGLIVAGIVLMKLATP, encoded by the coding sequence ATGCCCTGGATTTATCTGGTGATTGCAGGTCTGCTCGAGGTCGTCTGGGCCTTTTCCATGAAGCAGTCCGACGGCTTCACCCGTCTCTACCCCTCGCTTATTACCCTGGTCACCATGATCGCCAGCTTCGGCTTGCTGTCGTTCGCCATGCGTTCGTTGCCGCTTGGCACGGCGTACATGATCTGGACGGGGATCGGTGCGGTGGGGGCGTTCCTGGTGGGCATCATGGTGCTTGGCGAGCATGTCAGTGCCACGCGGTTGGCGGCGGCCGGTTTGATCGTGGCCGGAATCGTGTTGATGAAGCTGGCGACGCCGTAA
- a CDS encoding type II toxin-antitoxin system VapC family toxin, whose protein sequence is MKPNPDARVKAWMQRQAPSTLYLTCVSVAEIKFGVGILPEGKRKRELTAIFEALMRLYVGRVLSFDLKAASQYAKVSVAARAVGKTLPTADGYIAAMAFAKGYAVASRDEGPFLAAGLEVINPWN, encoded by the coding sequence ATGAAGCCGAATCCTGACGCCCGCGTCAAAGCCTGGATGCAGAGGCAGGCGCCCAGTACGCTGTATCTCACTTGCGTCTCTGTTGCCGAGATCAAATTCGGGGTCGGCATCTTGCCAGAGGGCAAACGCAAGCGGGAGCTGACTGCAATCTTTGAAGCGTTGATGCGGCTGTATGTTGGCCGAGTACTTAGCTTCGATCTCAAGGCTGCCAGCCAGTACGCCAAGGTCAGCGTAGCTGCCCGAGCGGTTGGTAAAACATTGCCTACTGCCGACGGCTACATCGCGGCAATGGCTTTCGCCAAGGGGTATGCGGTAGCAAGCCGCGACGAGGGGCCATTTCTCGCAGCAGGGCTGGAGGTCATCAATCCGTGGAATTGA
- a CDS encoding FitA-like ribbon-helix-helix domain-containing protein encodes MPLLKIRNLPDPLYRALRTRALAHGRSIDAEVRAILERTVGADKALPTLRNIHETEPVALPWTCMSEMSRAAGLTNEDFEVLDNVRAMIRAEQADQYLSSLTPTSRPR; translated from the coding sequence ATGCCGTTGCTGAAAATCAGGAATCTGCCAGATCCGCTGTACCGCGCGTTGCGGACGCGCGCTTTGGCCCACGGACGAAGTATCGACGCGGAAGTACGAGCCATATTGGAGCGCACGGTCGGCGCCGACAAAGCCTTGCCGACGCTCAGGAACATCCACGAAACAGAGCCGGTCGCCCTCCCATGGACATGCATGTCGGAAATGTCGCGTGCGGCGGGCCTGACCAACGAGGACTTCGAGGTACTCGACAACGTGCGGGCAATGATTCGCGCGGAACAGGCGGACCAGTATCTATCGTCATTGACACCAACGTCGCGTCCGAGGTGA
- a CDS encoding NAD(P)/FAD-dependent oxidoreductase, giving the protein MAEHVDVVVIGAGVVGLAVARALALSGREVLVLESERGIGTGVSARNSEVIHGGLYYPPGSLKARFCVEGNRMLYAYCAERGIGHERCGKLVVAAHTDQIPKLEQLQRTGTTNGMTDLRMLTGEEAMAMEPELTCAAALHSPSSGIVDTHALMLSLQGDAENAGAMVVFGSPVVGGKVTDDGILLETGGDEPMSLVARLVVNSASLHAQALAKAIDGFPPELIPPSHYAKGNYFSISGRAPFSRLIYPVPEAAGLGVHLTIDMGYQARFGPDVEWVDTLDYEVDPQRADSFYAAIRTYWPALKDGALQPAYSGIRPKIQAPGEPAVDFMITGPAEHGVPGIIHLFGIESPGLTSCMAIADHVAGMARDNTR; this is encoded by the coding sequence GTGGCAGAACACGTAGACGTAGTCGTAATTGGTGCCGGCGTTGTCGGCTTGGCAGTCGCTCGGGCGTTGGCATTGTCCGGCCGGGAAGTCCTCGTCCTGGAATCGGAACGCGGCATTGGCACGGGGGTCAGCGCGCGCAATAGCGAAGTGATCCACGGCGGGCTGTATTACCCGCCCGGATCCCTCAAGGCCAGATTCTGCGTGGAAGGCAACCGCATGCTCTATGCCTACTGCGCCGAGCGCGGCATCGGCCACGAACGGTGCGGCAAGCTGGTCGTGGCGGCGCATACGGACCAGATCCCGAAGCTGGAACAGCTGCAGCGCACCGGCACGACCAATGGCATGACCGATCTGCGGATGCTGACGGGCGAGGAAGCCATGGCGATGGAGCCGGAGCTGACCTGCGCGGCGGCGCTGCACAGCCCCAGTTCGGGCATTGTCGATACGCATGCATTGATGTTGTCGCTGCAGGGCGATGCCGAGAATGCGGGTGCGATGGTCGTGTTTGGCAGCCCGGTGGTGGGCGGCAAGGTGACGGACGACGGCATTCTGCTGGAGACGGGCGGCGACGAACCGATGAGCTTGGTGGCCAGGCTGGTCGTCAACAGCGCAAGCCTGCACGCGCAGGCGCTGGCGAAAGCCATCGATGGGTTCCCGCCGGAACTCATTCCGCCGTCGCACTATGCCAAGGGCAATTACTTTTCGATTTCGGGCCGGGCGCCGTTTTCGCGGCTGATCTATCCGGTGCCGGAAGCGGCCGGGTTGGGCGTGCACCTGACGATCGACATGGGGTATCAGGCCCGCTTCGGCCCGGACGTGGAGTGGGTGGACACGCTGGACTACGAAGTGGATCCGCAGCGTGCTGACAGCTTCTATGCGGCGATCCGGACGTATTGGCCGGCGCTGAAGGACGGCGCCTTGCAGCCGGCGTATTCCGGGATTCGCCCGAAGATCCAGGCGCCGGGCGAACCGGCGGTGGATTTCATGATCACGGGTCCGGCGGAACATGGTGTGCCGGGGATCATTCACCTGTTCGGGATCGAGTCGCCGGGGTTGACGTCGTGCATGGCGATTGCCGACCACGTTGCCGGGATGGCCCGGGACAACACAAGGTAG
- a CDS encoding copper resistance protein NlpE N-terminal domain-containing protein has translation MPHPTPSSSFLSRLPLALGALAVAATLAGCAITLPDSKIPQTAEAQAAVPPPPGDVLATAQRMSQSNPIREAQTYRGVIPCADCTGQRVTLTLLPDWTWRMRRTYFGTRDGKDQTFISTGRWERSLDNLRQIRVMGDRNDTATYEVTQNSALKLVDQDGEPARSALNYSLTQQFDSDLITEPFAMRGRVTSTEGKTTIALCGTGKTYPVASTGQGQALADAYSKLRVAPGTSVLMWVDGRIVSTGQPPVEQVEVQNLSRGTLNSPCEN, from the coding sequence ATGCCTCACCCCACCCCTTCTTCGTCTTTCCTTTCACGCCTGCCACTGGCGCTTGGCGCCCTCGCCGTGGCGGCCACGTTGGCCGGTTGCGCCATTACCCTGCCTGACAGCAAGATTCCCCAGACCGCGGAAGCCCAGGCTGCCGTGCCGCCCCCACCGGGTGATGTGCTGGCCACCGCGCAGCGTATGAGCCAGTCGAATCCGATTCGCGAGGCTCAAACCTATCGCGGCGTGATCCCTTGCGCGGATTGCACGGGTCAGCGCGTGACCTTGACGCTGCTGCCGGACTGGACGTGGCGCATGCGCCGCACGTACTTCGGCACGCGCGATGGCAAGGACCAGACGTTTATCAGCACCGGACGATGGGAGCGGTCGCTCGACAATCTGCGCCAGATCCGCGTGATGGGCGATCGCAACGATACGGCAACGTACGAAGTGACCCAGAACAGCGCGTTGAAGCTGGTCGATCAGGATGGCGAGCCGGCCCGGTCGGCGCTGAACTATTCGCTGACGCAGCAGTTTGATTCGGACCTGATTACCGAGCCGTTCGCCATGCGCGGGCGCGTGACATCCACCGAAGGCAAGACGACGATCGCGTTGTGCGGCACGGGCAAGACCTATCCGGTGGCATCGACCGGTCAGGGACAGGCCTTGGCGGATGCGTACAGCAAGCTGCGTGTGGCGCCGGGTACGTCGGTGCTGATGTGGGTGGATGGCCGTATCGTGTCGACCGGTCAGCCGCCGGTCGAGCAGGTGGAAGTGCAGAACCTGTCGCGCGGGACGCTCAATAGCCCTTGCGAGAATTGA
- a CDS encoding YitT family protein encodes MPPTSDSPSSTKAADLHRHRTFEDAVALVVGTLLISLGVTFYVSAGLLTGGISGLAFLVTYLTGFTFGQAFFVLNLPFYWLALRRMGWRFTIKTFIAVALLSVLTDLRPHFLTLEAVHPAYASVIAGALLGTGFLILFRHKASLGGVGILALYLQDRYGWSVGKTQMSIDCVIVLLALLTLDPVKVGWSVLSAVVLNLILTFNHKPGRYVGS; translated from the coding sequence GTGCCCCCCACTTCTGACTCCCCCTCGTCGACCAAAGCCGCCGACCTCCACCGCCACCGCACCTTTGAAGACGCGGTGGCCCTGGTCGTCGGTACCCTGCTCATCTCGCTGGGCGTCACCTTCTACGTCAGCGCGGGTCTGCTCACCGGCGGCATTTCGGGACTGGCCTTCCTGGTCACCTACCTGACCGGCTTCACGTTCGGCCAAGCCTTCTTCGTCCTGAACCTGCCGTTCTATTGGTTGGCGTTACGGCGCATGGGATGGCGCTTTACGATCAAGACCTTCATCGCCGTCGCGCTGCTGTCGGTGCTGACAGATCTGCGCCCGCACTTCCTGACCCTGGAAGCGGTGCACCCCGCCTACGCCAGCGTCATCGCAGGCGCCTTGCTCGGCACGGGTTTCCTGATCCTGTTCCGCCACAAGGCCAGCCTGGGCGGCGTCGGCATCCTGGCCTTGTATCTGCAGGATCGGTATGGCTGGTCAGTTGGCAAGACGCAGATGTCGATCGATTGTGTGATCGTGCTGCTGGCCTTGCTCACATTGGATCCGGTCAAGGTCGGCTGGTCGGTGCTGAGTGCAGTCGTGCTCAACCTGATCCTGACCTTCAATCACAAGCCGGGACGTTATGTCGGCTCGTGA